Below is a genomic region from Triticum dicoccoides isolate Atlit2015 ecotype Zavitan chromosome 5A, WEW_v2.0, whole genome shotgun sequence.
CGGTGGTCGGCGTTGGTGGCCGGGGCGgcacctggcggcggcggcgggggcgagtgccccgatcccgatctagatcggggTAGGAGAGGAGCGTGGGGATCGTGGGGGGGAGTAGGAGGCGTTGAGGGTGGTGGGCTAGGGTTACAGGGATAAGGGGAAGCGGGAATGGGCCGGCCTAGTCGGCCTGGCGGCCAGCTGGGCCGGACGGCCCGGGGGGGCTCCCTTCTTCCTTTTTTTATTAGTTTTCTATTTTTTactagttttataaaataccaatgAGCACCTAATTTAATAATACTAATTTGTCCACTGCCATAATATTTTGGCATACTACCAAATTAGCTATATTATTATAACTTTATATAAGGCATTAAAATAATTAATTTTGCCCACTGCTTGGTTGTTTTGTGCATTTAAACATTATAAGAAAAGTTGGTTTCACCACAATAAACCATCTATGATTTATTTGCTACacttgaacattttagatttgacttttgaaaacttttaccgtttgactttattttaaaatttgaatttcgaAAGGGTTTTGAATCAATGCGAGTTTAAcatcagtaatcgaggtgacgtggcatcattagcagagggttactgtaggttaattatccgggcatcacagcaTACAAAGCTATTCAACAAAACAATAAAGAaactttgaaaattttaatttatttaaattaacaatctgatcataaagtgacaattcatcatatcCCAATAAACACATCACTGATTACATCATATGCATCCCGACCATGTGATGCAGCtcatgagaactttgtattgaatcaCAGACAAAAGATGCCATCTAGCAACTGCTATGGATCCTAAGGTTCTAaggaaactactcacacatggtcTTGGAGatagcaaggttgatgaagaagcccccggtgtggattccccctccgacagggtgccgaaacaggcctCCCCTCGGAGCAGaaatttgcggcggtggaaaaaatCGTAGAAAATTGTTTAGGGGGGTTTCGCGAAATATCAAATTCGGAAATTCACTTTGGCTCCTAGGTGTATATGCACCCATTGTCTAAATACACATTCTAAAAGGTTAAAAAAATTGAGAAAAAATCCCACGCGTAAATCCGAACATTATATGTGTGTGCACCAAGTTTCGATGAAAAGGGACATTGTTTGTGGCTTATGTAAAAAAGACAATTTTCGATGCTTGATTACAGCTATTCACGAGGCATTTGTTTATCATTTTTATACATGCCACAAAAAATGTCCTTTTTTCACCGAAATTTTGTGTGTGAACATAGGATGCCCGGATGTTCACGTGGGACATGTTCTTGAATTTTTTTACATTTTGGAATGTGGTTTTTATATACATTGCATAATATGTATATTTACACCTAGGAGGCGATTGCGGAAGAATGGATGGAAGGCGGTGCAGTGGGGTGCCAACTGGCCACCTGATGCAGGTCCCTAGCTCCCCCCTAAGGTCTCGGTACTTTTTGAAATCTTTGTGACGCAAAAAAATTGTATTAAACCCTCAAGGTTTTTTaccttcatatatatatatgaaaattttGTAATATAAAAACATACAGAAAACAACATCTGACTTTGAGCGCgggattaataggttagtctagaaaaataatataaattgaTATTAAAATATTCAAAAGTGATATTATAATAGTATAAAACAataaaaaaatcatagatacgtttgagacgtatcaatgCCTCAAAGAACCAGCGCACGACGACAACAACCATCGTCAATGAAAAAAAGCGTAAATCAAAAGTATTACATATGAACGCAGACAAAAGAGGACGAGATCCACGCAAATCCACCGAACACAAACATCAAcggaatcccgcgagatccgctaAAGACACACTCCCATATGCCCTCTAACAACGCAGGACGCATCATTGGATGGGAACTTGGCGGAGAAAACTTTACTCCATCTTTAGAAAGTCGTCATCATCACCTCATCTTTCTAAGTCAGACACAAAACCTAAACAATCTTTAAAAAAATATGACCCTCCTATCGGCAAAGACCAGAAACCACCGCACCTCCATGACTGCGAGGCCACAAAAGTCATCAGAAAAGGCCACACAAACAACAAGAAGAGCAATTAAACAATACGGAATGACATTTAAGAAAGAAATATGTACAACATAAAAGAGCATCCTCTAGCAAGAAATGGGGATCAGATTGCACGTGTCCTCTGAAGATAACGCCACACCGAAACGGAAAATATAAACGCGGGGTGACAAATCCGACATTCCGGCCAGGCTTTCACCCACCAAAATTTACTGCGCACCGCGCCCCAACGCCAACGCGCCTCCCCTCCTTAAAACCTCTGATCCGAGGCCATTTCCGTCCCAGAAATCACAACGGGCCAATCCGCCATTAAACCCTAGGGAGAAGAACGCCCCGAAAGAAACCGATGCTTAGCGTAGCGAGAGGGAGTGCAGCTTGGCCAGTGCCCACTCATCCCTCGCACTCGCGCTGCGCCTTTTTATGGCTGCCTCTTTTGACCTTTTCCGTCTTTTTCCCTTTGATATATCCCGCATCACTAAAGCACaccgcaggcaggcaggcaggcagcagaACCGCCTTTGTTCGCTTTCGTCGTCCTCGCCCAAATTCCCATTGCGGCTACTGACATTTGTCCCCCCATCCCAGCGACCTCTCTCGCACCCGTCCATCCCTCTCGCCGTCCTATCTGCCGTAGTTCTCCGTGGTTTCGTTGGCCCGCAATCCGTTCCGCCTTGGGCTCCTGGTATGCGTTTGCTTGCTCTGTCACTCAAAGCTTTGCTTTGGGACCATCTTGAGTGACAGACTATTTCTTCAGTCTTCTTGTTGTTGCTGAACTGATCCGGCGATTGGTAGCTCAAAATCATTGGTGTTCATTTTGCAGACTGGTTTGGGACCTCGAGAGGATTCCTTGATCTCTCTGCTCTCTGCTTCTCATCTTGTTCTGGGTTTCCAGTTTAACATTTTTCTTCTGAGGAAATCTTGGGCATCTCtgctgcctttcccctctcccctttTCAATCAACCAAGCGAAAAAGATTGTTCATCCTGAGCAGAGGAACAGTTCGACTGGGAAATGGCTGAAGTAAAACCGGAAGAGATGGTCCACCATCCGCCCATGGATCAGCTGCAGGGGTTTGAGTACTGCATAGACTCGAATCCTTCCTGGGGTCTGTGCCATCTCATCTCTCAACCGTTGGCATGTTGGATCAATCGGTATCTGTTTCTTACCCTGAATATTTGTGGGTCTCGCAGGAGAGGCAATTGGTTTGGGGTTCCAGCATTACATACTGTCCCTGGGAACTGCTGTGATGATCCCCACAATGTTGGTTCCTCTAATGGGTGGAAATGATGTGAgaactttctccccctttttcatgTTTGCTACACTCCTTGGTTAATTTGGTACAACATATTATTATTTTTACTGAAAAAATGTTGTTTGTTTGTGTGTTTACCAAAGCATGACAAGGCGAAAGTGGTTCAGACACTGCTATTTGTGACTGGGATAAAGACACTGCTCCAGACACTATTTGGCACTCGCCTTCCCACTGTCATTGGCGGCTCATATGCATATGTTGTTCCAGTCCTCTCCATAATCCATGACCGAACGCTTGCACAAATAGCGGATGGCCATACCGTAAGTATTAAAATGTTCTTCTACATTTTCTGTCTTGTAACAAGAATCATGGCAACTCGAATACGCCATCTCACTGATGCAAACATCCATGTTATACATTTCAGTTTACCTTTTTGTTCTATCTGCAGAGGTTCCTACAGACAATGAGAGCGACACAGGGTGCGTTGATAGTGTCGTCAAGCATTCAGATAATTCTTGGCTATAGCCAGTTGTGGGCAATATGTTCGAGGTACAAGAAACTCCCACTTCTCCTTTAACTGCTAGAATTTTCAGTCCAAAAGTTTAAACATTTATTTCTTGGCTCATGTCAGAATCTTAGTGTGTTAAAAATCTTATACTCAACCTGACAGATTATTTGCTTGAATTTTAGCAATTAGCATGTCATATTAACATGTGTTCATATACTGGACCAAATATGCGATTGTGGATATTTCTTGTTGCTTTTTTATTATATACTATCCTGGTCCCTGCCACCCTCCGTTATCCGTCCACTTTATGTGCCCATCAGTTTGAATAGTGGGGGTCACTTTAGATAAAGCGTAATATGCCGATGTGTTAAACAAAGGGTGGGCAAAAATATCCAAAAGCTGTTGGAACATGGTAACTACCTTCGCATCGAAGACAAGAATAAGAACATTAACAGTATGATATGCTTGTTGCAGGTTCTTTAGCCCACTTGGGATGGTTCCAGTGGTTTCATTGGTGGGGCTTGGCCTTTTCGAGAGAGGATTCCCAGTGGTAAAAGCTCTAGTGGCCTTACTTTTGTTCTGTTTAGCTCTAGTCACTTTGATGTTTGAAACTGATCACACTGGAGAATGGGGCCCCAGCTACTTAtttcttactccctccgttcacaaatataagatgttctaacttttttgtaaatcagatgtatatagacacgttttagtgtgtttgttcactcatttcagtccgtatgtagtccgcattgaaatatccaaaacatatatttgttaacgGAGGAAGTACAATTTTAAACATTCTCTGAGTTGCATGGCCTACCTTGCTAGTTTGATAATATAGTTATGTATTGTTTACTTGTGTACCAAGTTTATTTGGAGCATGGATCTCTTATTGATTGGCACTTTAGCAACACTAGCCAATAGATAATATTTATTGCTACATATGGTAAGATGCACTCAGTACCAGATCATTTCTGTCTGTTTTAGTATATTTTAAAGTGTTCCTGGAGCAATCTTCAATGTCACTGAAAATATGTTTATTTTCTTAGTTTACCTCTATTATTTATAAAGTTAATAATTGTTCATATTTACTCAGGCAAGATCTCGTACTCTGTTAACTTGCCTTCTTTTTCTTGTAAAAACATTTAGCACCATGAGATTTATGTTGTCCTATACTGAGTTAATTCAGGAAGGATATTTTGTCAGGTTGCAAGCTGTGTGGAGATTGGCCTTCCGATGCTTATCCTATTTGTTGTGTTTTCCCAATATCTCAAGCATGTACATGTTCGGCATGTTCCGATTTTGGAGAGGTTCTCATTGCTGGTGTGCATTGCTCTTGTCTGGGTCTATGCCCACATTCTAACAGCAGGTGGTGCATATCATCACACTGCACTGCACACCCAGATCAGTTGCAGGACAGACCGTTCTAACCTTATCTCTTCAGCATTATGGTTTGTAAACCGGCTTGCATATCATTTGTTCATTTCCACATCATATTACATATCTCAGTTTAATTTTTTTACTCTCATAAGGATAAGCATCCCATATCCCTTGCAATGGGGGGCACCAACATTCAATGCAGACCATGCATTCGGCATGATGGCTGCAGTGATGGTGTCGCTAATAGAGGTACCATCTCATACTTGTCGAATACATGATTTCTCGAAGATTTTCTCAATATTTTTATATCCACCTGATTGGGTTGAAACCATTTGAGTTCTTCAGTCAACTGGCGCATTCAAGGCTGCTGCCCGGTTGGCAAGTGCAACACCCCCACCAGCATATGTCCTCAGTAGAGGCATCGGGTGGCAGGTTAGTGGCTGCATTCTCCTATCATCTTGTAGAGTTTTGTTAATATGTTAAGTCCAGTAGTTCTCATGAATTTGAGTATCAACTAGAATTGTCAGTGATTTGGTTTTTTACGGTTGTAGTCTTGTAGAACTACTCCCTAGTCACCACTGAGCTTTTCTGAAAAGAAATGAAACTTTACAATGCATGATGACTGTGCATTCAGGGAATAGGTACCCTACTGGATGGGCTATTTGGCACTGCGACTGGCTCTACTGTTTCTGTGTGAGTGCATCTGAGCTTTCACCCTAAGAATGTTCTGTTGTGGCATGCCTAATATTATGCAGAATTTTTGGATGCAATGCAGTGAGAATGTTGGTCTTCTTGGGTCTACAAGGATTGGCAGCAGGAGAGTGATACAGATTTCTGCTGGTTTCATGATCTTCTTCTCCATATTAGGTAATTAAGGTTTCTCTTGAGCCACGAGCACGCATTTGCATTGGATTTTTCAGGTTTCTGAACATGTCGATGTTGTAGGAAAATTCGGGGCACTTTTTGCTTCCATTCCGTTTACAATATTCGCAGCCATATACTGTGTTATGTTTGGAATTATTGGTAAGTATCCTAGCAGGAAAAGTGGAAGATGTTTTCCTTTGTAGTTTCCTGAGTTCTCTAGCTAGATTTGAATAGCACGAATAATTTTGCTCGTTTGTTGTGTCTCCAGCGGCGGTTGGGCTATCCTTCCTACAATTCACCAACATGAACTCTATGCGCAACCTCTTCATCGTTGGTGTTTCACTCTTTCTTGGCTTATCGATACCAGAGTACTTTTCTCGGTATCTGACAGGTGCTCAAAATGGCCCGGCGCACACGAAGGCTGGATGGGTTCGTAACGTCACTTACCCCCACACCCCTAACTTGTACTAGTATGGACTCCCACAAGTCCACTGTCTCGAGATTTGAATTTGAAATGACATTTGCAAAAATGTCCAATCTAGTATCTGGCACAAAATAATAACACAAACTTAACTGATGGTAAAATGTTAGGAAGTTAATATGTAGTATGAAGTATTAACTCATACACTAATTTAGTACAGCAAAGATGATGCACAGCTTGTACACCACATTGCAGAAAGTTCATGTTCAAATCTACTCATACATTAATAGTGCCTTGTCAATGTTGTCAAAATGTCTCTCATCTCCATGCAAGAGTCCTATTTTGC
It encodes:
- the LOC119301287 gene encoding nucleobase-ascorbate transporter 2-like isoform X1 — translated: MAEVKPEEMVHHPPMDQLQGFEYCIDSNPSWGEAIGLGFQHYILSLGTAVMIPTMLVPLMGGNDHDKAKVVQTLLFVTGIKTLLQTLFGTRLPTVIGGSYAYVVPVLSIIHDRTLAQIADGHTRFLQTMRATQGALIVSSSIQIILGYSQLWAICSRFFSPLGMVPVVSLVGLGLFERGFPVVASCVEIGLPMLILFVVFSQYLKHVHVRHVPILERFSLLVCIALVWVYAHILTAGGAYHHTALHTQISCRTDRSNLISSALWFVNRLAYHLFISTSYYISQFNFFTLIRISIPYPLQWGAPTFNADHAFGMMAAVMVSLIESTGAFKAAARLASATPPPAYVLSRGIGWQGIGTLLDGLFGTATGSTVSVENVGLLGSTRIGSRRVIQISAGFMIFFSILGKFGALFASIPFTIFAAIYCVMFGIIAAVGLSFLQFTNMNSMRNLFIVGVSLFLGLSIPEYFSRYLTGAQNGPAHTKAGWFNDYINTIFPSPPTVALIIAVVLDNTLDVRDAAKDRGMQWWERFRTFRGDSRNEEFYTLPFNLNRFFPPS
- the LOC119301287 gene encoding nucleobase-ascorbate transporter 2-like isoform X2, translating into MAEVKPEEMVHHPPMDQLQGFEYCIDSNPSWGEAIGLGFQHYILSLGTAVMIPTMLVPLMGGNDHDKAKVVQTLLFVTGIKTLLQTLFGTRLPTVIGGSYAYVVPVLSIIHDRTLAQIADGHTRFLQTMRATQGALIVSSSIQIILGYSQLWAICSRFFSPLGMVPVVSLVGLGLFERGFPVVASCVEIGLPMLILFVVFSQYLKHVHVRHVPILERFSLLVCIALVWVYAHILTAGGAYHHTALHTQISCRTDRSNLISSALWISIPYPLQWGAPTFNADHAFGMMAAVMVSLIESTGAFKAAARLASATPPPAYVLSRGIGWQGIGTLLDGLFGTATGSTVSVENVGLLGSTRIGSRRVIQISAGFMIFFSILGKFGALFASIPFTIFAAIYCVMFGIIAAVGLSFLQFTNMNSMRNLFIVGVSLFLGLSIPEYFSRYLTGAQNGPAHTKAGWFNDYINTIFPSPPTVALIIAVVLDNTLDVRDAAKDRGMQWWERFRTFRGDSRNEEFYTLPFNLNRFFPPS